In the Bactrocera tryoni isolate S06 unplaced genomic scaffold, CSIRO_BtryS06_freeze2 scaffold_11, whole genome shotgun sequence genome, one interval contains:
- the LOC120779667 gene encoding uncharacterized protein LOC120779667 has product MAEYMLRHQDLAKNMLPNCGRGKAAANKLWDSLAVLLNAAGPPMKDAKSWRKVFADQKNNIKKKLPFNKSLKQRTGGGPYEEKYLTTAEEQLHQATGMDVAIEGLGEVRTFDNSTPEKEPVEKLMAELLYSDEDNVPPKPSTSRSATKRSKQDAADKKLALINKT; this is encoded by the exons atggccGAATACATGCTTCGGCATCAAGATTTGGCCAAAAATATGTTGCCGAATTGTGGTCGGGGCAAAGCTGCTGCCAATAAATTGTGGGACTCCTTGGCGGTCCTGCTTAATGCGGCCGGTCCACCAATGAAGGATGCTAAGTCTTGGCGGAAA GTATTTGCTGATCAAAAGAACAACATCAAAAAGAAGTTGCCTTTCAACAAATCGTTGAAGCAACGAACTGGTGGTGGTCCTTACGAAGAAAAGTACCTAACAACAGCAGAGGAGCAACTGCATCAGGCTACCGGCATGGACGTTGCGATAGAAGGCTTGGGAGAAGTAAGAACTTTTGACAACTCCACCCCTGAAAAAGAGCCCGTCGAAAAGCTTATGGCAGAGCTTTTATACAGTGACGAAGACAACGTTCCACCGAAACCCTCTACTAGTCGCAGCGCTACGAAGAGGAGCAAACAGGATGCTGCCGATAAAAAGCTTGCCCTCATTAACAAAACATGA